Proteins encoded in a region of the Natator depressus isolate rNatDep1 chromosome 23, rNatDep2.hap1, whole genome shotgun sequence genome:
- the LOC141976430 gene encoding osteoclast-associated immunoglobulin-like receptor has translation MASALTILFLGCWLAGRSGVLGEGSLPKPSISVSPGGVIPVGGNVTIRCRHPRLDMRIFLYKDGDRNYLNYMDPAGSEAEFPIPSARREHGGSYTCRYSHRTGPAAYSEPSDPVQIIVADPSLPRPSISLSPTGVTAPGADVTIRCQGQRRDVRFFLHKAGDRDPPRDMDPAGDGAEFHIPTVGRQHGGSYSCSYRPPSEPFVSSQPSHPVELVVADFTYTNIARLGLGAVVLLVLWLILAEAYYSRPRGAP, from the exons ATGGCGTCTGCTCTCACCATCCTCTTCCTCG gctgctggctggccgGCCGGAGtggggtgttgggag AGGGGTCCCTCCCCAAACCCTCCATCTCCGTCAGCCCCGGTGGGGTGATCCCCGTGGGGGGAAACGTCACCATCCGGTGTCGGCATCCACGACTGGACATGAGGATCTTCCTCTACAAGGATGGAGACAGGAACTATCTGAATTACATGGACCCTGCTGGCTCTGAGGCTGAATTTCCCATCCCCAGCGCCAGACGGGAACACGGGGGCAGCTACACCTGTCGTTATAGCCACAGAACAGGACCAGCTGCCTACTCGGAGCCCAGCGACCCTGTGCAGATCATTGTAGCAG ATCCCAGCTTACCCAGACCCTCCATCTCTCTGAGCCCCACTGGGGTCACCGCCCCAGGGGCAGACGTCACCATCCGGTGTCAGGGGCAGCGCCGGGACGTGAGGTTCTTCCTGCACAAGGCTGGAGACCGGGACCCGCCGCGAGACATGGACCCTGCTGGGGACGGGGCCGAGTTCCACATCCCCACCGTGGGCCGGCAGCACGGAGGGAGCTACAGCTGCAGCTACCGGCCCCCATCAGAGCCCTTCGTCTCCTCGCAGCCCAGCCACCCCGTGGAGCTGGTGGTAGCAG ATTTCACTTACACCAACATTGCCCGCCTGGGGCTGGGTGCCGTGGTCCTGCTCGTCCTGTGGTTGATCCTGGCAGAGGCCTATTACAGCCGCCCGAGGGGGGCACCCTAG
- the LOC141976392 gene encoding leukocyte immunoglobulin-like receptor subfamily A member 2, with protein sequence MASALTVLLLGCWLAGQIGISGPFLWSSPSISVCPSGVIAPGAAVTIRCQCWCWGRRLFLDKDGIEIWDLSADGDEFTIPSARWEDAGAYSCRSHAMWEPPNWSYASDIVRIIVAETYYPKPTISLRPSVGVALGGAVTIQCRGRHQNVRFLLYKVGNPNTLQGVEPAGDMAEFSIRNMSRRDTGTYSCRYSTKSDPPVWSEPSDPVELVVAELPAPGPSISISPSGVISLGGAVTIRCQCRCKARRLLLCKDGVQIRELDAAGDGDEFTIPSARWEDSGVYSCRSRSRSGPPNWSAPSDYVQIVVAELRYPKPSISLRPIGGVALGGAVTVRCQGSHQNMRFLLHKVGNRTALQDTEPAGNVAEFPIRNVSRRHGGNYHCYYYSKSDLPVWSHPSDPVELVVAEGTDPAGPQQPDPPMTEPEGEEAPPGGLDFTHANITRLGLGAVVLLILGLILAEAYYSRPRGAP encoded by the exons aTGGCATCTGCTCTCACCGTCCTCCTTCTTG gctgctggctggccgGGCAGATCGGGATATCGGGAC CATTCCTTTGGTCCAGCCCTTCCATCTCCGTCTGCCCCAGCGGGGTGATCGCCCCGGGGGCAGCCGTCACCATCCGCTGTCAGTGTTggtgttggggcaggaggttatTTCTGGATAAAGATGGAATCGAAATCTGGGACCTGTCTGCCGATGGGGACGAATTCACCATCCCCAGCGCCAGGTGGGAAGACGCAGGGGCTTACAGCTGCCGATCCCATGCCATGTGGGAGCCGCCCAACTGGTCGTATGCCAGTGACATCGTGCGGATCATTGTTGCAG AGACCTACTACCCCAAACCCACCATCTCCCTGCGCCCCAGTGTGGGGGTCGCCCTGGGGGGAGCCGTGACCATCCAGTGTCGGGGTCGGCACCAGAACGTGAGGTTCCTTTTGTACAAAGTTGGAAACCCGAACACGCTACAGGGCGTGGAGCCGGCTGGGGACATGGCTGAGTTTTCCATTCGCAACATGAGCCGGAGAGACACAGGGACCTACAGCTGCCGATATAGCACCAAATCAGACCCACCCGTCTGGTCGGAGCCCAGCGACCCCGTGGAGCTGGTGGTAGCAG AGCTCCCTGCGCCCGGACCCTCCATCTCCATCAGCCCCAGCGGGGTGATCAGCCTGGGGGGAGCTGTCACCATCCGCTGTCAGTGTCGGTGCAAGGCCAGGAGGTTATTGCTGTGTAAAGATGGAGTCCAAATCCGGGAGCTGGATGCTGCTGGGGACGGGGATGAATTCACCATCCCCAGTGCCAGGTGGGAAGACTCAGGGGTCTACAGCTGCCGATCTCGCTCCAGATCGGGGCCGCCCAACTGGTCGGCTCCCAGTGATTACGTGCAGATTGTTGTAGCAG AGCTCAGATaccccaaaccctccatctcCCTGCGCCCCATTGGGGGGGTCGCCCTGGGGGGAGCCGTGACCGTCCGGTGTCAGGGTTCGCACCAGAACATGAGGTTCCTTCTGCACAAAGTTGGAAACCGAACTGCGCTGCAGGACACGGAGCCGGCCGGGAATGTGGCTGAGTTTCCCATTCGCAACGTGAGCCGGAGACATGGGGGGAACTACCACTGCTATTATTACTCCAAATCAGACCTACCCGTCTGGTCGCATCCCAGTGACCCCGTGGAGCTGGTGGTAGCAG AGGGAACCGACCCAGCTGGGCCCCAGCAGCCGGATCCCCCCATGACGGAGCCGGAGGGAGAAG aaGCCCCCCCGgggggcctggatttcacccacGCCAACATCACCCGCCTGGGGCTGGGCGCCGTGGTCCTGCTCATCCTGGGGCTGATCCTGGCTGAGGCCTATTACAGCCGCCCAAGGGGGGCGCCCTAG